From a single Lolium rigidum isolate FL_2022 chromosome 7, APGP_CSIRO_Lrig_0.1, whole genome shotgun sequence genomic region:
- the LOC124674658 gene encoding ubiquitin carboxyl-terminal hydrolase 27-like, producing MGKVEHGNLLVSLDEGHRHGYSLTAVAVGLGIGIAGLCKALHSSLVIPWILRKLFSESERVYYTAGLRNLGNNCFLNVILQALASCDHFVSSLDDLLGSDDVLPEDQSERMPLIFALSSLLEDLSTVRDERIVLNPQSVMHALRFYVSHFNLTRQQDASEAFGHLLTSVRDEFSHCYVPYKSSLADITMFHSKVYKQREGNQSECERWKQNIFGPFDGTIGSTLSCRNCSSVLSLDFENFHCLPLSPVPDINGDIISGCSLVDCLKHFTVLEQLDHYRCDHCWHNAAAKYFSLKSEVDEEKVNKLRTCVDYDSCDCKQLFGPDKSTWSVSSKATKQLAITRCPKILCIHLLRASVSLSGELVKRQGHISFPLLLDLSPFAGGTFSTGQGPGPSAMNKQIYDLPSLHLYQQLNVQMPINTLPTGGNSSSQQRKDEVSNGGGCSLYKGSAGVATSTSSSWSTSFSTRKELYTLSAVVEHYGICGGGHYAAYRRVASNPDANDPVRPRGKHWVYISDDHVSQVSEVDVLAAEATLLFYERL from the exons ATGGGTAAGGTTGAGCATGGCAATCTGCTGGTATCGCTTGACGAAGGACACAGGCATGGTTATAGTCTTACGGCTGTTGCTGTTGGACTTGGGATAGGAATTGCTGGGCTGTGCAAAGCGCTGCATAGCAGCTTGGTCATACCGTGGATTCTTCGGAAGCTCTTTTCAGAATCAGAGAGAGTATACTACACTGCAGGCCTAAGAAATCTTGGCAATAACTGCTTTCTGAATGTTATCCTGCAG GCACTTGCCAGTTGCGACCATTTTGTGTCCTCTCTAGATGATTTGCTTGGAAGCGATGATGTGCTACCTGAGGATCAGTCTGAAAGAATGCCTCTTATCTTTGCTTTAAGTTCCCTTTTAGAAG ACTTGAGCACAGTTCGGGATGAAAGAATTGTATTGAATCCCCAGAGTGTGATGCATGCTTTGAGATTCTATGTTAGTCACTTCAATTTGACAAGACAGCAG GATGCTTCAGAAGCTTTTGGTCATCTTTTGACATCAGTGAGGGATGAATTTTCCCACTGCTATGTACCATATAAGAGCTCGCTTGCAGACATTACCATGTTTCACTCCAAAGTGTACAAGCAAAGGGAAGGTAACCAATCCGAATGCGAGCGCTGGAAACAAAACATATTTGGTCCATTTGATGGGACTATTGGCAGCACATTATCTTGCAGAAATTGTTCATCTGTG CTGTCCTTGGACTTCGAGAATTTTCATTGCTTGCCTCTCTCACCTGTACCTGACATAAATGGAGATATT ATCAGTGGTTGTAGTTTGGTTGATTGCCTGAAGCACTTCACTGTGTTGGAGCAACTTGACCATTACCGCTGTGACCATTGTTGGCATAATGCTGCTGCCAAATATTTCTCTCTTAAATCAGAAGTCGACGAG GAAAAGGTTAACAAACTGCGCACCTGTGTCGATTATGACAGTTGCGACTGCAAGCAGTTATTTGGTCCAGATAAATCAACATGGTCAGTATCTTCGAAAGCAACAAAGCAGTTGGCTATCACTCGCTGTCCGAAG ATCCTGTGTATTCATTTGCTACGTGCTTCAGTTAGTCTATCTGGTGAACTTGTAAAGCGTCAG GGACACATTTCGTTTCCCTTACTTCTGGATCTAAGTCCATTTGCAGGAGGAACATTCAGCACAGGACAGGGACCTGGACCTTCAGCTATGAACAAGCAAATATATGACCTGCCGTCTCTGCATCTCTATCAGCAACTAAATGTGCAGATGCCTATTAATACGCTTCCTACCGGTGGGAACTCATCGAGTCAGCAGCGTAAGGATGAAGTGTCAAATGGCGGTGGCTGCTCACTTTACAAG GGAAGTGCTGGTGTGGCTACGAGTACTTCGTCATCGTGgtcaacatcattctccacaaggAAGGAGTTATACACTCTATCAGCTGTCGTTGAGCACTACGGTATATGCGGAGGTGGGCATTATGCAGCATACAGGAGAGTAGCATCAAATCCTGATGCCAATGATCCAGTGCGACCTCGTGGCAAGCACTGGGTTTACATCTCAGACGATCACGTATCACAAGTATCAGAGGTCGATGTTTTGGCTGCGGAAGCCACCCTCCTTTTCTACGAAAGACTGTAG
- the LOC124677149 gene encoding histone-lysine N-methyltransferase ASHH1-like isoform X1 encodes MEEEHIEPPPYIYIETNDFSYRRHKRQKEEDIAVCECQYNLMDPDSACGERCWNVSTNTECTPGYCPCGVYCKNQQRFQKCQYARTRLVKTEGRGWGLLADENIMSGQFVIEYCGEVISSKVAKRRSQTYEDQGLTEAYIIYLNADESIDATKKGSLARFINHSCQPNCETRKWNVLGEVRVGIFARQDIPIGTELSYDYNFEWFGGAMVRCLCGASSCSGFLGAKSRGFQEATYLWEDDDDRFSVENIPLYDSADDEPTSIPRDILLTEEDKPNTQESSSSTIQSTVNPEIASSNEFTPMIVEPLAASLGELTAMTVEPLAASSDEPTPMIVEALRAIPVGDFSENGSTEYVAQYGDDNMQNSMHKIAKLENQSSPQNNNHHTELVPVRPLPKFRGGKTKRGLRKQLNVADICDRLASAEAREEILYCEEVKKQAAAEIDALYDEIRPAIEEHERDSQDNVSTSLAEQWIEASCSKYKAEFDLSAAIIKNMASTPLRAKEDVIPREQNGLLYLQNGSS; translated from the exons ATG GAGGAAGAGCACATTGAGCCACCGCCTTACATCTACATCGAGACTAATGATTTCTCCTACAGAAG GCACAAGCGGCAGAAGGAGGAGGACATAGCTGTATGCGAGTGCCAGTACAATCTGATGGATCCAGACAGCGCCTGTGGGGAGAGGTGCTGGAATGTCTCCACTAACACTGAGTGCACTCCTGGCTATTGTCCCTGTGGTGTATATTGTAAGAACCAG CAGCGGTTTCAAAAATGTCAATACGCTAGGACAAGGTTGGTAAAAACTGAAGGGCGTGGATGGGGTCTTTTGGCTGATGAGAATATTATG TCCGGACAATTTGTTATTGAATACTGTGGAGAAGTAATATCATCAAAGGTAGCCAAGCGGAGATCTCAAACATATGAAGACCAGG GTTTAACGGAGGCTTATATTATTTACCTCAACGCTGATGAGTCTATTGATGCAACAAAGAAAGGGAGTCTAGCCAGATTTATCAACCATTCGTG CCAACCAAACTGCGAGACAAGGAAATGGAATGTCCTCGGGGAAGTAAGAGTCGGCATATTTGCAAGACAAGACATTCCTATCGGAACGGAATTGTCCTATGACTATAACTTTGAGTGGTTTGGTGGAGCGATGGTCCGGTGCCTCTGTGGAGCTTCCAGCTGTTCAGGGTTTCTTGGTGCCAAATCACGTGGTTTCCAG GAGGCCACATATCTGTGGGAAGATGACGATGACAG gttttctgttgagaatatcCCTCTTTATGACTCTGCTGATGACGAACCTACAAGCATTCCAAGGGACATCCTTTTAACAGAAGAAGATAAGCCAAATACCCAAGAAAGCAGCAGTAGCACAATCCAGAGCACTGTGAATCCTGAGATTGCAAGCTCAAATGAATTCACGCCAATGATTGTTGAACCATTGGCGGCAAGCTTAGGTGAACTCACAGCAATGACTGTTGAACCATTGGCGGCAAGCTCGGATGAACCCACGCCAATGATTGTTGAAGCATTGAGAGCTATTCCAGTGGGTGACTTCAGTGAGAATGGATCAACTGAATATGTTGCACAATATGGTGACGACAATATGCAAAATTCGATGCACAAAATTGCAAAGCTCGAGAACCAAAGTTCTCCCCAGAACAACAACCATCATACTGAACTGGTCCCGGTGAGACCCTTACCGAAATTTCGTGGTGGAAAAACTAAACGTGGTCTGCGCAAGCAACTGAATGTTGCAGATATCTGTGACCGATTAGCCTCTGCCGAGGCTCGCGAGGAGATATTATACTGCGAG GAAGTGAAGAAGCAGGCAGCTGCTGAAATCGATGCCCTGTACGACGAGATAAGGCCAGCGATCGAAGAACATGAGAGGGACAGCCAAGACAATGTATCAACAAGCCTTGCCGAGCAGTGGATCGAGGCCAGCTGCTCCAAGTACAAAGCTGAGTTTGATCTATCTGCTGCGATTATCAAGAACATGGCCTCCACGCCTCTGAGGGCAAAAGAAGACGTGATCCCTAGAGAACAAAATGGATTGTTGTACCTGCAAAACGGTTCAAGCTAA
- the LOC124677149 gene encoding histone-lysine N-methyltransferase ASHH1-like isoform X2: MEEEHIEPPPYIYIETNDFSYRRHKRQKEEDIAVCECQYNLMDPDSACGERCWNVSTNTECTPGYCPCGVYCKNQRFQKCQYARTRLVKTEGRGWGLLADENIMSGQFVIEYCGEVISSKVAKRRSQTYEDQGLTEAYIIYLNADESIDATKKGSLARFINHSCQPNCETRKWNVLGEVRVGIFARQDIPIGTELSYDYNFEWFGGAMVRCLCGASSCSGFLGAKSRGFQEATYLWEDDDDRFSVENIPLYDSADDEPTSIPRDILLTEEDKPNTQESSSSTIQSTVNPEIASSNEFTPMIVEPLAASLGELTAMTVEPLAASSDEPTPMIVEALRAIPVGDFSENGSTEYVAQYGDDNMQNSMHKIAKLENQSSPQNNNHHTELVPVRPLPKFRGGKTKRGLRKQLNVADICDRLASAEAREEILYCEEVKKQAAAEIDALYDEIRPAIEEHERDSQDNVSTSLAEQWIEASCSKYKAEFDLSAAIIKNMASTPLRAKEDVIPREQNGLLYLQNGSS; encoded by the exons ATG GAGGAAGAGCACATTGAGCCACCGCCTTACATCTACATCGAGACTAATGATTTCTCCTACAGAAG GCACAAGCGGCAGAAGGAGGAGGACATAGCTGTATGCGAGTGCCAGTACAATCTGATGGATCCAGACAGCGCCTGTGGGGAGAGGTGCTGGAATGTCTCCACTAACACTGAGTGCACTCCTGGCTATTGTCCCTGTGGTGTATATTGTAAGAACCAG CGGTTTCAAAAATGTCAATACGCTAGGACAAGGTTGGTAAAAACTGAAGGGCGTGGATGGGGTCTTTTGGCTGATGAGAATATTATG TCCGGACAATTTGTTATTGAATACTGTGGAGAAGTAATATCATCAAAGGTAGCCAAGCGGAGATCTCAAACATATGAAGACCAGG GTTTAACGGAGGCTTATATTATTTACCTCAACGCTGATGAGTCTATTGATGCAACAAAGAAAGGGAGTCTAGCCAGATTTATCAACCATTCGTG CCAACCAAACTGCGAGACAAGGAAATGGAATGTCCTCGGGGAAGTAAGAGTCGGCATATTTGCAAGACAAGACATTCCTATCGGAACGGAATTGTCCTATGACTATAACTTTGAGTGGTTTGGTGGAGCGATGGTCCGGTGCCTCTGTGGAGCTTCCAGCTGTTCAGGGTTTCTTGGTGCCAAATCACGTGGTTTCCAG GAGGCCACATATCTGTGGGAAGATGACGATGACAG gttttctgttgagaatatcCCTCTTTATGACTCTGCTGATGACGAACCTACAAGCATTCCAAGGGACATCCTTTTAACAGAAGAAGATAAGCCAAATACCCAAGAAAGCAGCAGTAGCACAATCCAGAGCACTGTGAATCCTGAGATTGCAAGCTCAAATGAATTCACGCCAATGATTGTTGAACCATTGGCGGCAAGCTTAGGTGAACTCACAGCAATGACTGTTGAACCATTGGCGGCAAGCTCGGATGAACCCACGCCAATGATTGTTGAAGCATTGAGAGCTATTCCAGTGGGTGACTTCAGTGAGAATGGATCAACTGAATATGTTGCACAATATGGTGACGACAATATGCAAAATTCGATGCACAAAATTGCAAAGCTCGAGAACCAAAGTTCTCCCCAGAACAACAACCATCATACTGAACTGGTCCCGGTGAGACCCTTACCGAAATTTCGTGGTGGAAAAACTAAACGTGGTCTGCGCAAGCAACTGAATGTTGCAGATATCTGTGACCGATTAGCCTCTGCCGAGGCTCGCGAGGAGATATTATACTGCGAG GAAGTGAAGAAGCAGGCAGCTGCTGAAATCGATGCCCTGTACGACGAGATAAGGCCAGCGATCGAAGAACATGAGAGGGACAGCCAAGACAATGTATCAACAAGCCTTGCCGAGCAGTGGATCGAGGCCAGCTGCTCCAAGTACAAAGCTGAGTTTGATCTATCTGCTGCGATTATCAAGAACATGGCCTCCACGCCTCTGAGGGCAAAAGAAGACGTGATCCCTAGAGAACAAAATGGATTGTTGTACCTGCAAAACGGTTCAAGCTAA
- the LOC124675987 gene encoding cellulose synthase-like protein H1, giving the protein MASTKRLLERVLLRRTAWILAEFVILFLLLALLARRAASLGGDRGAAPTWLAALALVCEAWFAFVWALGMNCKWSPVRFDTRPDNLLPGELPALDMFVTTADPALEPPVITVNTVLSLLALDYPDVGKLACYVSDDGCSPVTCYALRQAAEFAALWVPFCKRHGVGVRAPFMYFSSAPPEAGTGAGTAGREFLESWAFMKSEYEKLVTRIENADEGSILRDAEFADFIDAERRNHPTIIKVLWDNTKSRRTGQGFPHLVYVSREKSPKHHHNFKAGAMNVLTRVSGVMTNAPIMLNVDCDMFANNPQVALHAMCLLLGFDDETESGFVQAPQKFYGALKDDPFGNQLEVAFKKLGYGVNGIQGFFYAGTGCFHRRKVVYGVPPPDTVKHERTGSPSYKELQIKFGSSKELIESSRNLISRGDVLSLDISSRVQVAKQVGACNYEAGTCWGQEIGWVYGSMTEDILTGQRIHATGWRSALMDTNPPAFMGCAPTGGPASLTQYKRWATGLLEILISWNSPILRSIFGRLQLRQCLAYMFIYVWPVRAPFELCYALMGPFCLLTNQSFLPKASDEGFRIPLALFLTYNIYNLMEYKECGLSARTWWNNHRMQRITSASAWILAFLTVLLKTMGLSETVFEVTRKESSTSDGGASPDDTDQGLFTFDSSPVFVPVTTLSILNIVAIAVGAWRVVVGTARGTPSGPGIGEFACCVWMVLCFWPFVRGLVSSGRYGIPWSVKVKASLIVSAFVHFCTRN; this is encoded by the exons ATGGCGAGCACCAAGAGGCTGCTGGAGAGGGTGCTCCTGCGGAGGACGGCCTGGATACTCGCCGAGttcgtcatcctcttcctcctcctcgccctcctcgCCCGCCGCGCCGCGTCGCTGGGGGGGGACCGCGGCGCGGCTCCGACGTGGCTGGCCGCGCTCGCGCTGGTCTGCGAGGCGTGGTTCGCGTTCGTCTGGGCGCTCGGCATGAACTGCAAGTGGAGCCCCGTCCGGTTCGACACGCGCCCGGACAACCTCCTCCCCGGGGAGCTCCCGGCGCTGGACATGTTCGTCACCACGGCCGACCCGGCGCTGGAGCCGCCGGTGATCACCGTCAACACCGTGCTCTCGCTGCTTGCCCTCGACTACCCGGACGTCGGCAAGCTGGCGTGCTACGTCTCCGACGACGGCTGCTCGCCCGTCACCTGCTACGCCCTGCGCCAGGCCGCGGAGTTCGCCGCCCTCTGGGTGCCCTTCTGCAAGAGGCACGGCGTCGGGGTCAGGGCACCTTTCATGTACTTCTCTTCAGCGCCGCCGGAGGCTGGCACGGGCGCAGGCACGGCCGGCCGCGAGTTCTTGGAAAGCTGGGCATTCATGAAG AGCGAGTACGAGAAGCTGGTCACCCGAATCGAAAACGCCGACGAGGGATCCATTCTGCGGGACGCCGAGTTCGCCGACTTCATTGACGCCGAGCGCAGGAACCATCCTACAATCATTAAG GTTCTGTGGGATAACACCAAGAGCAGAAGAACAGGACAAGGATTCCCACATCTGGTGTACGTCTCAAGAGAGAAGAGCCCCAAACATCACCACAACTTCAAGGCAGGCGCCATGAATGTTCTT ACAAGGGTGTCAGGTGTGATGACCAACGCGCCCATCATGCTGAACGTGGACTGCGACATGTTCGCCAATAACCCGCAGGTCGCCCTGCACGCCATGTGCCTCCTGCTAGGGTTCGACGACGAGACAGAGAGCGGGTTCGTCCAGGCGCCGCAGAAGTTCTACGGCGCCCTCAAGGATGATCCCTTCGGCAACCAGTTAGAGGTTGCATTCAAG AAACTTGGATACGGAGTCAATGGGATCCAAGGATTTTTCTACGCTGGGACGGGCTGTTTTCACCGCAGGAAAGTCGTTTACGGCGTGCCGCCACCAGATACCGTCAAACACGAGAGAACAG GTTCACCTTCTTACAAGGAGCTGCAAATCAAGTTTGGGAGCTCAAAGGAACTGATAGAATCATCTAGGAACCTCATCTCACGAGGAGACGTGCTATCGCTAGATATATCGAGCCGCGTCCAAGTGGCAAAACAAGTGGGCGCCTGCAACTATGAGGCTGGCACATGTTGGGGCCAGGAG ATTGGCTGGGTTTACGGATCAATGACAGAAGACATACTGACTGGGCAGCGGATCCATGCCACAGGATGGAGATCCGCGTTGATGGACACCAACCCACCTGCATTCATGGGATGTGCTCCGACCGGCGGACCAGCAAGCCTGACCCAGTACAAGAGATGGGCAACAGGGCTTCTCGAGATACTCATCAGCTGGAACAGCCCAATCCTCCGCTCCATCTTCGGGCGTCTCCAGCTCCGGCAATGCCTTGCCTACATGTTCATATATGTGTGGCCCGTGAGGGCGCCTTTCGAGCTCTGCTACGCGCTAATGGGACCATTCTGCCTCCTTACAAACCAGTCTTTCTTGCCTAAG GCATCCGATGAAGGTTTCCGCATCCCACTTGCTCTGTTCTTGACCTACAACATCTACAACTTGATGGAGTACAAGGAATGCGGGCTCTCAGCTCGTACCTGGTGGAACAACCACAGGATGCAACGCATCACCTCGGCCTCTGCATGGATCCTAGCGTTCCTCACCGTGCTCCTCAAGACTATGGGACTCTCTGAGACCGTGTTCGAGGTCACGCGCAAGGAAAGCAGCACATCcgatggcggcgcgagccccGACGACACTGATCAGGGGCTTTTCACCTTCGACTCGTCGCCTGTCTTCGTCCCAGTGACCACACTCTCAATCTTGAACATTGTTGCAATAGCTGTTGGGGCATGGCGTGTGGTGGTCGGGACAGCGAGGGGAACTCCCAGTGGTCCAGGAATTGGGGAGTTCGCGTGTTGTGTCTGGATGGTGTTGTGCTTCTGGCCATTCGTGAGAGGGCTTGTGAGCAGTGGAAGGTACGGAATCCCGTGGAGTGTCAAGGTGAAGGCTAGTTTGATTGTGTCTGCGTTTGTACACTTCTGCACAAGGAACTAA